The genomic DNA TGCACATGCCTTCTATTCTCAGATTTCTTTACCGGATGATTTGATATTTACAGCTCATAAATTTCCCCTTTAAACAGAATCATGTGGGCGCAGCCCAGCAATTAAGGCGCGCCGTTCTGGATATTGTTGCTTATCAGGTTCATATGTCTGTACTGTGGTATACTGTATGAGCCAAGAGACAGACAACTGAACCGACATTACAGCTGCAGATCTAGACAGATGTAAAAGCAGCAATTAAATTTTGTTTAAAGGTGAATCAAACTAGATACAATCAAATGAAAATACAATCTTCAAAATACCAGGCTTTGTTTGTATTGATTTCATGACTCATTGTCAAGTGATTTAAGCGTCTCACAATGTCTACTGTGTGACCAGTAACCTTGACTTAAATGAGTGTTTATTTCTTCCTTGAGATCACTGCTGATTTCTGTACAGCTTCACTTTAATCACAGGAACCTGCCACGATATATACACAAACTTGATTACCTTGAACTTTGTTTGATTTCCCCACCACCTAATTTCACTGGTCTCAGGACTGGGATTGGTTAAAAACAAATTTTAttcacctctctttctctttccaaaGGTACGACGAGGCCAACAAGCACTATGATGCCATTCTCCAGGATGACCCCACCAATACGGTAAGACAGGGGAgcggggaaaaaaaggggaaagccCCTCTGCCTAGTGAACTGCTTTGCTTCACTTTGTGGTCTCAGCTTTTCGGAGGGCTTTAAATCTGCTGAGGCACTTTGGTGTGAGCATTGTGTTTGCTCAGTTTAACTCCCCTTGGCCTCTATGACCTTAACCACAGTGCTGATCACCCTATCACCCACACATCtaaaaggaggggagggggctgggCAGGTGGGGGATGATTCACGATCTATGTCAGTGTCAGTCATGTTTGGTGTAAGTAAAGTGTAAATATAGGTCTGGTCTTTGAAGAAGGTGATTACCTGGACCTTTTAGACCCTAACCCTCAGTGAGCTGAGCTGTGCTGATAGCCCACCTTCTCCTTGCTGTCTTTTGGCTTCAGGTGCAAAGACTGCTGTGTGCTACGCACAGCGTGTTCATGTATATATAaggtttctctgtctgtctttgctATCTTTTCTGTCAATTCACTGTTCATCTCTGCTCAATGACTTGCAGAAGCATGTCTAGCCAGTGTTCTGCCAATCCCACACCaccaaccaaaaacaaaatgtacctGCTGTTAATTGTTTCCATAAGGAGATGTGGCCATTCAAGAAAATACATCTTTTTAAGGGGTTTCAAACAAAACCCTGACCTTGTTTATTTTGGCTGTTCCCTCCACCCCTCACCCCAAAGATGTTCAACAAGTTTCCTGTGCCGAGCTAACATACGGATTGCTTTAGAAGTaccaaacattttgtttcagtGCTTCAGAGACAGCGCAGACATTCATGCTTTTGATGCCTTGTTAtgattttcatataaagatcaaaatggtgtgaaagcatgaCCATTCTACTCTGGACTCTCCTCAACAGTTAAAATTAACAAATGAGAAAGCATTGCTttgttatataataataatgtgtttatTGGGAACATTGCAATATTTATACAATTTTGGTTTATTGAGCAGCCATATTGTGGGtataaacacaaatcaaaaatgcAGATTCAGCCTAAAACAAGcgcttcaaaaaaacaaaaacaacaaaaggttGGCTAACTTAGCTTATTATTGTTTCTCGGAAcggctttggctcagttggtagagtcggccgtcACTCAACTGGGAGGTCGAGGGTtctatccccagctcctgcagccacatgtccgatgtgtccttgggcaagacacttaaccccaaattgctcctgctgcttcgtcggtgtgaatgtgtatgaatgggattagtgacttctgatggtcacttcacataaAGCCTCTGCCATCGGTGTGAATGGATGTTAATGGGTATGTGTGATCTGTggtaaaaaaaagctgaagtccatttaatGACATGAATTTCTgccaacaacagcagaaacagtcAACTTTACTCATTCATGTAGAAGGTTCAATTCATGCCATGTCTGATGAGAAAATACCACTGGGAAGATTACAGTAAATTTTCTCTCAAGATTTTGTCCCAGTCTTGCCtgtcaaaaaagattaaacagaAACCACTAATCAAGTTGTTTCCTTGTTTGACTGTTattttcagaaacaaaacagatactCATTTAACAAGTTTATGTAATAGTACGGTAATTCAAATAATCTACAGAATCTACAAAAAGTTGTATCTACCGTTCCCATCAAAGGGAATTGGAAAAATCATTGAATCCCAGGGAACCTCCCCTCGTGGCACACATCTTCTGGGAATTTGAGTGACATCCTGGGAAAGGGAATGGTCGGTTTCCTGGTCTCTACTTGCTGGGTATTGCCACCCTACCACCCATAGGCTGTCAGTCAAACCCAGGGCTGGGAATGGaacaacaaaaaaggcaaatagGTTCTGTGTCCCTGGGATGTTAACCTTAAACCTTTTCCCAAAAATCCTTGTCCTCAGTTACTTGGGTGTAGTTGCGTTGGGTGGAGCGATGACATGCTGACATCATTTAGGTCACCTGTCTTGGATTGAGAGCTATCTCCTTTTTACAAGTTCCCCAGCATACTCTGAAGAATCAGGCAGGGGATGGGCTTGAGAAATGGCGGAAAATTGGCGACCACAAGCAAGACTTGCGAGGCATCCCAGCATGCAAAGCAGAGATTGGAAACTGAGCTGTTGTAATTACAGGCTGTGGAATAGATGTGGTACCCATTAACCAAAATTGTTGAATCAACAAAAATtgctcaaggtttttttttgccatggcGGTGtccaaaaaatgtttcaaactctTAGCCCTTCCATTGCTTGCTATGTTCCAATACCTACAGCAATGATCTGGCAAAATTCTTGTCTGCGTGTGTAAAGGCACTTTTTATTTCCACCTTTCTTCGTACGACTGCTTATGACTGGGACATGACCAAAACACTTGCTTATAGGCACATACCAGCTTGTCCTTATTTCATCAGCATGTCAACTCAGTGGTATTGAATTCCAGCAATCTCATTTTAGCctattttattcataaaaaatgaaGTATTTCTCGAAGAAGCCACTGGGGTTATGTATACAACCCCTGAGGTTTACCCACAATCATAAGCCCTTACAGATTGATTGTGAGATGAGACTTTATTTGTGTGGCTAAATTCATCTGAAACTTAAAGCCTCATAGCAGGTTTTTTTGACCATATTAAGGTAAAGTATATTCTTAATTAGAAACTTCCTGACCATGTCATTTCCCCATTGATATTGTGTGGATCAAGGCATGGGTGGTTACTTTCTTATTGTACATTTGCATGTGTAACATGCATAATAATGGATCAACATTTTACAAGCAACATTGGGAATTCTAATCTCACATAAAACCCTAATATATTAATTCATGTACCCTGCTCGAAATTAAAATCAATCTAACATAAAAGCTAATGTGGTCATTTCCACAGTTAAAGCAAGTTTCATttaggaaaaacacatttatttattttccctttatttttttaaatatagagaATTGTTTGCACCAAACGCCATGTCAaattgtatgtgtaaatgttgtaacttgtttttattcGTTTTATCAACGTTGTTTTTCTCGATGGTATCTGTTCAATACGTCGGCATGTCGAAGCTTTGAATCATATTCCACACTGCTGTAACTGAGATTTGATGGCGctgaatattaaaataataatatttacaaaGGTTATTATACTCTGATGGtgccagagaaagagagacagagatagaaaggcagacacaaaacaaaatcagaacaTCTTATTTCTGAAGCATTGTGTTACTCTGCGTAACTCTCAGGCCCGTCAGTGAAGTTTATGAAACCCACTGCAGTCTGGAGTCTACGGTCACAGCTGTGTCGAATGAACGATCCCTCCGCAGGCTGAACACACATTCAGAGTTCTGTGtgcatgttatttattttaggaCAAAGTCGTTGGTAGGGACAATTCAGTGGTAGGCGGATATTTTTGTAGGGCATCCTTGTACAGCATTGTAGCATAAAACACTAATCAGGAAAacatcttcctctcctttcaccTTTTCATCCTCTTTGGTAGTTTGTCACCACGTCTTCTGCTACACTGGATTGAATATGATTCATCTCCTCCACTATATTGTTGTACTAACTTAATTGATTTCGATGAGAGCTAGGAGCGTTAGGAAATTAGGCGTAGGTGGCCGCCTCCAAGTTTTGAATGCAGGAAATGTAGACAAATcttataaaatgtatattcGCTGATTTTGCTTTGGCTTTTTTAACTCTTTctgttcccttttcttttcatttatctTTCAAATTTAAGCATGAATGCTAAATAGTGATAGGTATGATATTCTTGTTGCAATGTTTCTTGTAAATGAAGGCTGCGGTGGGTCAAAGCACAGAGACAAGGGTGAGGTAAAAGTCTTCACCTCTTAGGTCTCCTCATAGCActaattatatataaaaaaaaaagaatcccacCAATGACAGATCAAACCCGCTGCCAGGTTTTTTCTGGATCATTAGttggagaaaggaggagagagaaaagtggtTTGGAATTGCTTCTTGTTTAATAAAATGCTGTGTGACTCCCCGGGCTACCAACTTCCATATGTTTCTTTGAGACCCAAGTGTTCTTTATctagtaaagtaaaaaaagagagaaaagaaatgggGAGAGGTGGGTGTGGTGATAGCAGGAGAACACACGTGCAAAATACAACATTAAACATCACTGAAGTAAGTTTAGTTCtattctgtttccttttttttttgtattggaTGAGAAAGTATCCCACATGCTTGTCATTTAGTCTAATGTGAGTATAAATTCCTGAATCTCACATAACATCGTGTTTGAAATACACTGTAAGTAAAGTAGTGTGATCTTTCCTTTTAAAGTCAGAGGACCTAAAATAAGGAATAACAGATTGACCTTACACTGCTCCTTGTTGTCAGATAACTTCACATCATTTTACCAATTTGAATGTTAACAATCCTTAGACTAAAAATACACACCAATGTGAATGGTGTGTTTGGACACACATTAATGTAAGAAGAAATCCTTGCTGTTTATGTGAAAATCTTTGAAGATATAGTCCTGTTGCCTTCTTCCTCTGGTAGGCTACAACATTGCATGTCAGTCGAGTCTACCGAGCCCCTGCAGGTCCCTGTCCCAGCGTGATTGATAAGTGGAtttcttgtgatggttgtgtCAGAAGAGGCCCCAAATTACGGCCCCTAAGACATGACTCATACACAGCCCTCAATGGCTTTGGTTAGCAGTGCAAGAGAGGAAGCCCCACTCAATCAAGTGCCAgtccataaataaaaaaaggctgtgGCAGGGCATTGCTTTTCTAATGGAGCGGCAGCCTCCTGTTAAGGTTTTCACTTACTACCAAAAGGATGAGGAGGACTGGTGGGAGTCTTAACATTTGGAAAAGTTGGAGAAGCAGGAGTAATACTTTCTAATTCAGATTGATGACAGTCTAATCCACCTTAAGGTCACTTCAACATCAAAACGAAGCGGAAAGCAATTTCCAGCTGATGTAAGTTGGGCTGGTGCAGCGCTAAATGCGTGCCGTGCCTGCAGGAGGACAGGCGTTGGGGTTTCGTGGAGCGTGCCATTTTCCCCACTTGGTTAAGGGATGACTCACCACTTTATCGCAGCCACTGAGCTCATTCCAGCTCCTAAACATTGACTCATACTGTGTGTCCATCTCCTGTCCGACATGGCCACTAAGTATCTCAAATTATGTCTACAGGCTAATTTTCATTCAGATATCTCCGTAGGAAGTAACATTTAGTGCACAAAGtgccttttttcccttttattctGTTCTTGTTGTAAtgcatcaaataaataaaagtgtataCTGAACTTATATTATGGTTCACTTCAAAGACACTAATCTAAACACTCACAACTCTTACACCTCTCACTGGCCTTCAGACAAGCGGATTTTCTAATCTGTTTACTCTCTGCTCCACAGGCGGCAAGGAAGCGCAAGATCTCCATCCTAAAGGCCCAGGGGAAGACCGCTGAAGCCATCCGGGAGCTCAATGAGTATCTTGAACAGTGAGTGTTTCTATAAGAGGGTCAGAGTGGCTCTTCCCCCTCTCCCCTGGCTTTTATTTGAACTAAAACCTAAGTTCAGGAcagtcattatttttttttaaactattctCTCATGTAGctaacacattttttgtttagaaatttaaaatgtataaggTGGAGAATTCACCACAAGTTTTGTGTTCACAGGTTTGTTGGGGATCAAGAAGCGTGGCACGAGCTATCGGAGCTTTACATCAACGAACAtgagtaaatacatttttcttactTGATTATGTTTAATTCAGCATGACACATTTAAGAATAGGTTAGGCTTTATCTTGATGAAATTCCATGTCCCAAAATTGTGAAGCAAAATAAATTTGACTGAAGTCTAAAAAGACCATTTTTACTGAAAGGTAATCAAATGGGATTTTTGAAAGCTAAATCACGTGTTTTACAGTTTTCTGAAGTTCTAAAGTTACTCTGGAATTCCTATTAAGGTTGTTAAAAGGTTCAATACTCTGATACTTATTGATACCGTGATAAGTactaaagctttaaaaaaaaacttgaaaatcttcagtcatattttcagtCAACAGCTGctgcgagagaaagagagtgacagCTGTCCATTCAGATTGACAGGATCACAGATACTGACATTTCTCATGTCCTAAAGTTATGTTTATTTCTCTTAGAAACAgagcacaggaagtgacagtGTCCCAATTCAATCAGTAAGGTAGTTGCGGattcataataaatgttatttcagaacaatttacaaaaagagcaagtATTAGACCATActcctttttatattaaatttcaCATTGTTGTGCAATTCAAACAGAGTGCGGTTTGCTTGCAATTTTATGCTAATTTGAAAAAGAACAATTCCTCCTATTTGTTTcctaggacttttatttttgttgccatggtatcgaaacGGATATATCGATATTGTTTGCTCTTACAAGTTTCTTATCAAAGATTAAAATGATGGTGTCGTGACAGCCCTACTTTCTATTCAGCTTccacctttaacctctattcCATTTTCTTTGTGGTAAACTATAACCCACCTTTGCAATTAGACCCTGTTTAAGCCCATAGATGATTAAAGCAGGTCACTTTCACCATCTGTAGTTGGAACTGAGGCTAAAAGTTACTCAGTTGAGGAATCAAATAACTCTGTTCTATAACAAGGATTATATTCTGAGAAATTTGGGAGCAACAGAGACAAGGGCAAATTATCTCTGTGGGAAATGAGCATGTTCTTTAGCTGATTGTCTGGAAAATGTCAACAAGCAACACTATATTTGTCTTCTTCAGAACAACTGACATGAATGGGACTTTGTGAATTTTGGTCATGAACagacaaaaaagtgaaatgtgcgGCTTCTGATTGATGAGTGATCGAGATGTGTCTgctgttttgatgtattttagtGTCAATGCCTCCATTGATGGCAGATGTTTGTCACATATAAAGTAGAAAACCAGTTATTTGTGTTAGGCAGCCAGACATACAAGTTGTATCTGTCAGTTTAACAGCTGCTTATGAGACTGATGGCTTGATCTCCACGGGGCCATTGGATGGCCACAATGGAGGCGGTGAGATACCAAACTCAGCCAGAGGTCTGAATGGAGCCCTGTCAATGTTTGTCACATAAGAGTTGTTTAATTGGATTTCAGTCTTAAGCCCCTCTCCTACATATGAGAACAGAAAGACTTGCTGGCTTCCCACTGATATCTCAGTTGCCAAGGAGAATGTTCAGACAGACAAGAGtagtgttagaaaaaaataatattgttTGTGTCTCCTATTATCCCTCCTTAATTGTCTGGGGCTCAGGAGTTAGTGAAGCGGTGTCTGCAGTTGAACGATgggtttatatatatatgtgtgtgtgttgtgtgcatcTCTAAGGCTGCGTGGTTGCTCTGGTAGGAGGGCAGTGGCAGCAGGAATGTGTGGCGCGGTGAGAAGGCTACTTATTGGATATTTTGTGCTTTTGTCTGGGAGGCTTTATTGCTGTAGTAGCCAGAGGAAATCCAGGGGTGAGCGGATTATCTCCCAGCTTATCCCAACACTTCTAATATCACACCATTCACTCCCACAGCCCCTTATCTACAGGCGTGTcaatttcttttctttgttttctttattttgggtTACAAACTCCCTGtttcccctccttctcctcttccggACGGCCCGGCATTATCAACACTCTTTTCCAGAGAGGATGGAGCAATGAGGAAgggatagaaagaaagaaagagagagagagcacttgCTGTGGAATTCCCAGGAGAAGGTGGTGGCACTCCTCCACCCCTCACCCCACCATCCCAGCTACAGAAAACAGAGGGTGATGGAGAAGGGAGGAAGACAAATAAACTTTCCTTCCCTCATTGCACAACACCCTGggagctaaaaataaacaaagcagTGTGTCTCTTTTGCTGCGATTGTAAAGGCTGCTGCTGGCATCGGTGTTAACACATTAAAAGGTAATTAATGGCCTCCGAGTTGACACTGTTAAAACAATCCTCATGCTGGCTGTGTCAAGACGAGGAATTATTTTGCCTGTGTGCGAGTATTTCACATAGCCACTGTAGGAATGTGCTGTTGGCCCTTTTCCTGCTCCAGCGTATGAAACTGTTTAACATAATTGGACTGGTCATCCAGAATTACAATATAAATAGTAATATTTTTTCACACAAAAGTTTGTGTCTTATATTCAGTCAGAATGTGGTATTAAAATGGGGGTAAAGCCGCTCCTGATGGTTTAAGTAActtccaaaaagaaaacagttcttACAGTCGTGAGCATAATGGTGTCTACAGCCTTACTCGAGCAATGTGGTGAAGAGTCCTCTCAGGAACTGAGACGCTCTCCAACTCTAGCTCAGTGATGGCCGGGTGAGATGGGATAGAAGAAGAGTAGAAGAGGTAAGGGTCTGGCTCCAGTACAAGACTCTGGTTGATGGCTGATGGAGCAGGCTCTGTTGCAGGCCACGGCCACTGCTCGAGCACATCTGAAAGTCTTTATACAGAGGAAGTGGTAATCGTAAGCAGCCCCCCAGCCTCCCAAGCCCTCTGATCTCCCCCTCAACCTAGCCCCTTCCCCCTGTTAATTTATTTCTCCCCCCCGCCCTTTTGCTGTTAATCTTTCAGCTAGTTACCTTGGCGGACATTAAATAGGCCGTTTTCCATGTTGCGGCAGGAAACATTTGGATTGTCTGATTCCTGCATGACAGCATTTCCCCCTTATTTCACCAACGATGAAGTTCCTCAATCATATCTGTCCCAGTTTGGAAGCCCTTTGACCCACACAGTGgcctttttctttaaactttcaCTTAATGTGGACTGTGTTCATAGACTGTCAGTGAAGCCCCATTTTCTGTTGGtagatttctgtgtgttttggccTCTGTTTTGCTAGGTGAACAGATGTTTTATGGCTTTGCATTCAATGATATACTGTATCTTAGCTCGTCTTGGCCTGGGTCTCTGAAGGGGAAACTGTGTATTAGAATTGGAGTGGCAGCAGATTAGTGTGAGGTCAACAGCTCAGCAGTCTGCTGCTGAGAAGTGATCTCATCTGAGTATAGGCACAGTGTGCCAGCTCTTACTGTAGTGCTGACCTCAGGAAGGTAGTTAACTACACATTAAAGGCTGGAAAAACACACCGATGAATCTCTACAGATCTCTGTAAACCATGCAAGTAATCGCATGTAAACTGACCCGTACCCCAAGGAGTTTTCAATACCAATTCATACCTGTGAATTTATTGGGCATGGATGTTGTGCTTCACAGTTGAGCAAGCTCAAAGATGACACAACCACAGCTGTATCAATCTGCTTACTGTTTTCTTTGTCGTTTCCACAGCTATGGAAAAGCTGCGTTTTGTCTGGAGGAGCTGATGATGACCAATCCTCACAATCACTTGTACTGTGAGCAGTACGCTGAGGTAGGTACCCGCCTGGATGTCCGTCAACAAGCATGGGGGCAAACGGTGGAATAACTGTTAGCTCTCTGTGAATGGTGCCTCTCTTTACATAGAAAGACACCGACACGCACCAAACGTCATTGGGAATACATGCTCATGAAAGGAGATGTGTTTACACAGGCTTGTCATGTATTGCTTATTCAGATGTCATTCTGTCATTGCCTGAGCTGCCCTTTAGCACAgcttattgtttgtgtttaatgcCTCCTCACACAGGTGAAATACACCCAGGGGGGGTTGGAAAACCTGGATCTGTCCAGAAAGTATTTTGCCCAGGCGCTGAGGCTGAACAACCGGAACATGAGGGCATTGTTTGGTTTGTACATGGTGAGTACTGCTTTGCCTGAACAGAaagtgggagagaaagagggagggagagagagggaaaaaacaaaaacagaagaaccTTTTTTGTAACCCTGTGGTTTGTCAAGGTTGAGGCTGGCCTCTAAGTGTGTCAAGGAagactgtactgtactgtgtgtgtgtgtgtgtgtgtgtgtgtgtgtgtgtgtgtgtgtgtgtgtgtgtgtgtgtgtgtgtgtgtgtgtgtgtgtgtgtgtgtgtgtgtgtgtgtgtgtgtgtgtgtgtgtgtgtgtgtgtgtgtgtgtgtgtgtgtgtgtgtgtgtgtgtagagttgTGCTTTtggggggagaggagaaggggCTCTCAGACAGGTCAGCTCACTGCTGACTCAGACGGTGAACTCCAGCATCGGAAAAGTCTGCCCCTAAGGAGCTCTTTATTTTCATAATAATACCCCTTTGGTGggactttttttatgtttatgactaaaataaataaagaagtcaCGGAGTGAAAAGGAGAAAAGCGCAAGAAAGAGCAGCTCGACTGCTGCAAGCATTTTGTCAGTGGCAAATTATCCAACCAGGTGCCTGTTTGATTGTAGTCTGGACCTTTCATCTACATATTTGTTTAAACAGGATGTTGTCTGCTAGTGCCAATGCATCATATGTAAGTGAGACTtgacataaaaatacaaacgAAGCAGTACAGGGAATGAAATGTGGAGAGGGGAAGCAGGTCTAACACAGAGAGCCCCAGTGTTTTCCTGTGTGCTGCACTGGGAATCTTCAGGTAGTCCAAACACCTCACAGCAGCCCTGAAAACGCTCTGAGGTGTGTGCAGAGTACAGGACGAGCAGGGCAGGGTCAGACCCATACATCGGCTTCTGTTCATGCTCACGTTTGTCTAGAGACAAAGCAGGCCCTGTACTGTTTCCTGACAAGTCATCTGCTGACACACGGCTCTTAAATGGAGACTTCAGGTGGGAGTTTATTCTTAATGATTCACAGATCGTCTTAAGAGTgtctttttcagattttaagaTCTTCTCCGTGGTCCAGAACTTGACAGGTGTGAGAAGTTCAGTGAAAGGGCAGGAAACTTCCACCATTTTATGCCATCTGAGTCAGTTGAATGGAAGACCTAGTAGCACTGACCACAGTTGGGTTGTGGGTTAGTTACTCACAGCACTTGAATGGGGATTCCCCTCCATAACTGGGCACACTTTAATTCGGGGATAGCCTGCCTGGGTTGTCATAATCtaaattaaggttttttttcctgagttaaaaaagaaataaaaaatagatgcttactaaataaaacagaagccAAACCATGTGGTAGAAAAAACAGGGTCAGGTTGATTGGTGTGCAGTTAAAGTTTCAGCGCACTGGTAGGGAGGGCTTTGAAGTGCAGGCAGTGTAAGCCCTCTGGGGTTTGCTGTGTGGAGAGGATGGCAGGAACATGGGAAAGACATGGGATTTGTGGTACGGAGGGGAGCTGTCGGGGCAGGCAGAGACCATGATTCACACAGCGCTCGTTCACTCCGTGCCGGCTTTTTTTCTAGAAGACATACAAGGTCCTTTCATCGGCGAGAATTGACGGTGTTGGAGAAATTGGGCCCTGTTAAGTGACAATTTACGTATGAAGCATTAAAACACTCACTTTTTCCTTCCTATAAATGATTTCTCCTGTGTCATCAGGCTAaggtctgttttttctcttcattctgcCACAATGACTGGTGGAGTGGTAGATGGGGAGAGTGGTTGCACATTCATCTCAATTACGCTTTTATTGCTGTTTCACCAAGTTTTGATATAAGAACTCTTCCCTTGTGCTCTCCTTTGCTTCTTCTTTccgttttctgtttttcctctagTCTGCAAGTCACATTGCTGCTAGTCCAAAAGTCAGTGCCAAAGTGAAGAAGGACAACATGAAGTACGCTGCTTGGGCTGCCACACAGATAAATAGAGCCTACAAGGTAAGGCTTCATAATCAATCTTCACTGTATATTGCATGTATCACTCTTGTCCTGGTATCTGTCTTtcacatattattttttttttactctttcccACGTCTCATCTAATTCCAACTGACATCATGTGATCTTATGCCTCTTCTGTTTAAGCTTTAATGGTGTATTTGCACACAATATCCAGACTTCCAGAAATCCCCTCATTTGCATAGTTTGTGCAAAGTATTCACCACCAGATGACCCCTGAATGCACAGCAATCCTGAAGGATGCTTTCGACTTGCAGCGTTGTAATAACAACCCCAGTGTCTTTCACTGTGTCTGGGTACATTTACTTTTAATGTGTTGACTTAAGGCCACAATGTCTGCTAAGACTTTATTCCACACCCTGGCTTCTCCGATGAGCTTCTCATGGAGCCACAAACTGACTCTCTGTGGACCAGAATCACGCTAGACTGTAGCTGAGAAATGTCTTGTTCAGTGATTTTCAAAGAGAGGTTCACAGATCCTCCTGTGCTTTTGCACATATAGGATTCTAATGATAGATGgtaatgtatttttcatcaGCTGCAGCATTCCCTAAATAGTTATCAATTTGATAATAAATAAGACTCTTCATCTTGCCAGATGAGTGTCCCTGAGCAAAGTGGCTAAACAATTGAGATAAAGgatgaaagtgtttgtgtgtgcttacaCGTTTCAAAACGTATATTTTGCACATACATACAAAGTAAGGAGAGGAAAATGTGAGGACCTGTTCTGTTGGTATCAAGGACATTGTTTATGCTGGTATCATGGCAACCCAAATATAAAGGCATATTTAAAAGCCATTTCCCTTGCCATATGTGTTGCTTATTTGGGCAGCAACAGTAAAACAAGTAATAAGCGGTTTCTAGCTCAACATGTGTGGGTCCTGTTGAGAGAGCGAGGGGCTCCCTGCTGAGCCTCCAAAGACCTCATCTCACCACACACTCGGCTCTCCTCGCCTTATAGACACTTTTCACATGTCAAGCACTCAGACAAGTGTGACGGCTCTGTTGGAAAAAGTGCATGTGAGTAACGTCACTGTGAGCGGTGGTTCTATTTGTCAC from Labrus mixtus chromosome 11, fLabMix1.1, whole genome shotgun sequence includes the following:
- the emc2 gene encoding ER membrane protein complex subunit 2 gives rise to the protein MASVSDMYDVGWEEMRDKLRKWREDNCRNSEQIVDVGEELICDHASKLGDDIWIIYEQVMIAALDCSRDDLALTCLQELRKQFPESHRVKRLTGMRLEALERYDEANKHYDAILQDDPTNTAARKRKISILKAQGKTAEAIRELNEYLEQFVGDQEAWHELSELYINEHDYGKAAFCLEELMMTNPHNHLYCEQYAEVKYTQGGLENLDLSRKYFAQALRLNNRNMRALFGLYMSASHIAASPKVSAKVKKDNMKYAAWAATQINRAYKMAGRGSKENKCSMKAVEEMLESMQITMS